A stretch of the Flavobacterium sp. 5 genome encodes the following:
- a CDS encoding tetratricopeptide repeat-containing sensor histidine kinase, with translation MPQLLKNFIYIHFLGLCCVLNAQKIDPKQNPIPKISAFELQEKKSIDGAFILFNKGEDKKAYKITHQLLKNHKSKLNLVNINLLLAYYFNKRSLIDSSLYYTNQVLKSNTNSNDSLRYRTYSLSYNLLAINNKKRGLLEESKKWHIKGIETSQKFNETDLYYTHVHGLALTYSDLGDYKNALKLFKQCLEYKQGEEIILGSYINIGDIYSSLKEYDKSNSYFNKAKVLCEKTNNIQGKSVIAIGLASNYQSQKKLNDATLLYQEAIKLADKGELPQIAITARLNLGKIFLDLKKQEDAKIIFSSALNDAEKLGYLHEQNEIYDNLKDIFITQNDYKNAYLFTNKSSKIKDSIAHLQKDKEINELEVKYKTWQNEKEIKVLQVENKAKILELKNNEEALAFLNLQKEINQKKNENKILNLNNISQKKASEITSLKKDQLLKTAEINWQKETKKITLIAFSILLIPIIALLFLYYQRLKTQRLLNQNEKEISEQKIITLVKDQELKLIKAAVKGQDKARSKIAKELHDSIGGNLAAIKLQLNTVASKPDAIQIIQKQLDETYQQVRDLSHNLIPEKFSQNNFCNLLEEYQKNLAGINDLKTSFVAYPRTQIDLIAESLQMEIYKIIQELVTNTLKHAKATTIELQLNCIENNLNILFEDNGIGFDSYKKSHGIGFKNINSRLNTISGSMQIDSMLRRGTIINIEIPLTKSPFKS, from the coding sequence ATGCCTCAATTGTTAAAGAATTTTATTTACATACATTTCCTAGGTCTTTGTTGTGTTTTGAATGCACAAAAAATAGATCCTAAACAAAATCCAATTCCTAAAATTTCGGCTTTTGAACTCCAAGAGAAAAAATCAATAGACGGTGCCTTTATACTCTTTAACAAAGGCGAAGACAAAAAGGCTTATAAAATTACTCATCAATTATTAAAAAACCATAAATCAAAACTCAATTTAGTCAACATTAATTTGCTTTTGGCTTACTATTTTAACAAACGCTCTTTAATAGATTCTTCTCTTTATTATACTAACCAAGTTTTAAAATCTAATACCAATAGTAATGATTCTCTTCGTTATCGAACATATTCATTGAGCTATAATTTACTAGCTATTAACAATAAAAAAAGAGGATTATTAGAAGAAAGCAAAAAATGGCATATCAAAGGAATTGAGACTTCTCAAAAATTCAATGAAACTGATTTGTATTACACTCACGTACACGGACTTGCCTTAACCTATAGTGATCTTGGTGATTATAAAAATGCGCTCAAACTGTTCAAACAATGCCTTGAATACAAACAAGGAGAAGAAATAATACTAGGCAGTTATATCAATATTGGTGACATTTACAGCTCCTTGAAAGAGTACGATAAATCTAATTCTTATTTCAACAAGGCTAAGGTATTATGCGAAAAAACTAATAATATACAAGGGAAATCCGTGATTGCTATAGGTCTTGCCTCCAATTACCAATCTCAAAAAAAATTAAATGATGCAACCCTTTTATATCAAGAAGCCATCAAATTGGCAGATAAAGGTGAATTACCTCAAATAGCAATAACAGCTCGACTTAATTTAGGAAAAATATTTTTGGATTTAAAAAAGCAAGAAGATGCTAAAATCATTTTTTCAAGCGCCTTAAATGATGCCGAAAAATTAGGATACCTACATGAACAAAACGAAATATACGACAATTTAAAAGACATTTTTATAACTCAAAACGATTATAAAAACGCATACCTATTTACTAACAAATCCTCCAAAATAAAGGATTCTATTGCTCATCTCCAAAAAGACAAAGAAATCAATGAACTGGAAGTAAAATACAAAACATGGCAAAATGAGAAAGAAATAAAAGTACTGCAAGTTGAAAACAAAGCCAAAATATTAGAGCTAAAAAACAACGAAGAAGCACTTGCTTTCTTAAATCTGCAAAAAGAGATTAACCAAAAGAAAAACGAAAATAAAATACTAAACTTAAATAATATTTCTCAAAAAAAAGCTAGTGAAATTACCTCGCTAAAAAAAGACCAATTATTAAAAACTGCTGAAATCAATTGGCAAAAAGAGACTAAAAAAATAACTCTTATCGCATTTTCAATACTTTTAATTCCAATTATTGCTTTACTCTTTTTGTACTATCAAAGGCTAAAAACTCAACGATTATTAAACCAAAACGAAAAAGAAATTAGCGAACAAAAAATAATTACTCTCGTAAAAGATCAAGAATTAAAATTAATAAAAGCTGCCGTAAAGGGTCAAGACAAAGCCAGATCAAAAATTGCTAAAGAACTACACGACAGCATTGGCGGTAATCTTGCTGCCATAAAACTACAACTCAACACCGTTGCAAGCAAACCAGATGCTATTCAAATCATCCAAAAACAATTGGACGAAACCTATCAACAAGTTCGGGATTTATCCCATAATTTGATTCCTGAAAAATTTAGTCAAAATAATTTCTGTAATCTTCTAGAAGAATATCAAAAAAATTTAGCTGGAATAAACGACCTAAAAACTTCCTTTGTCGCTTACCCAAGAACACAAATTGACTTGATTGCAGAAAGCTTACAGATGGAAATTTACAAAATCATTCAGGAGCTAGTAACCAATACACTCAAACATGCCAAGGCAACAACTATTGAACTACAACTGAACTGTATAGAAAATAATCTCAATATTTTATTTGAGGACAACGGAATTGGTTTTGATTCTTACAAGAAATCCCACGGAATTGGTTTCAAAAATATAAATAGCCGGTTGAATACAATTTCTGGTTCTATGCAAATTGACTCCATGTTAAGACGCGGAACCATCATAAACATTGAAATTCCTTTGACTAAATCACCTTTTAAATCCTAA
- a CDS encoding pyruvate dehydrogenase complex E1 component subunit beta: MRTIQFREAICEAMSEEMRRDESIYLMGEEVAEYNGAYKASKGMLAEFGEKRVIDTPIAELGFTGIAVGSAMNGCRPIVEYMTFNFCLVGIDQIINNAAKMRQMTGGQFNVPIVFRGPTASAGQLGATHSQAIENWFANTPGLKVIVPSNVYDAKGLLKSAIRDNDPVIFMESEQMYGDKGEVPDGEYTIPIGVADIKREGTDVTIVSFGKIIKEAYIAADELAKEGISCEIIDLRTVRPMDNAAILTSVKKTNRLVILEEAWPFASVSSEIAYLVQEQAFDFLDAPIQRITTADTPAPYSPVLLKEWLPNAADVVKAVKKVLYK; the protein is encoded by the coding sequence ATGAGAACGATACAATTTAGAGAGGCCATTTGTGAAGCAATGAGCGAAGAAATGCGTCGCGATGAGTCCATATACTTAATGGGTGAAGAGGTTGCAGAATATAATGGTGCTTACAAAGCATCTAAAGGAATGCTAGCTGAATTTGGTGAAAAAAGAGTAATCGATACACCAATTGCAGAACTTGGTTTTACTGGAATTGCAGTTGGATCTGCAATGAACGGTTGTCGCCCGATAGTTGAGTACATGACTTTCAACTTTTGTTTGGTTGGTATTGATCAAATTATTAATAACGCTGCCAAAATGCGTCAGATGACTGGTGGACAGTTTAACGTTCCTATCGTTTTCCGTGGACCAACTGCTTCAGCTGGACAATTGGGAGCTACTCACTCTCAAGCTATCGAGAACTGGTTTGCAAATACTCCAGGACTAAAAGTGATAGTTCCATCAAATGTTTATGATGCCAAAGGTTTATTGAAATCGGCTATTCGTGATAATGACCCAGTTATTTTCATGGAATCAGAGCAAATGTATGGTGATAAAGGTGAAGTTCCAGATGGTGAATATACTATTCCAATTGGTGTTGCAGATATCAAAAGAGAAGGAACTGATGTAACTATCGTTTCATTTGGAAAAATTATTAAAGAGGCTTATATCGCAGCCGATGAATTGGCAAAAGAAGGTATTTCATGTGAGATTATCGACTTAAGAACGGTTCGTCCAATGGATAATGCAGCGATTTTAACATCTGTTAAAAAAACAAATAGATTAGTAATTCTTGAAGAGGCTTGGCCTTTTGCAAGTGTATCTTCGGAGATTGCTTACCTTGTTCAAGAGCAAGCGTTTGATTTTCTTGATGCACCAATTCAACGTATTACAACAGCAGATACTCCAGCACCATATTCTCCAGTATTGCTGAAAGAATGGTTGCCAAATGCTGCCGATGTTGTGAAAGCGGTTAAGAAAGTTTTATACAAATAA
- a CDS encoding response regulator transcription factor produces MEKIKIIIADDHTMFLQGIVSLLENEENITILGKAENGNAVFKIMENAIPDIILLDISMPEMDGIEVTKIIKQKYPSIKILIVSTHSNIQIIAKLIRMGADGYLLKNAEKQELLHAIHTIKKGETYFCKEVLDKNDDNNSKIKNNTFFITELSSREKEILILIAQEFTGSEIAEKTFISLNTVNTHRRNLISKLNVKNTAGLVKYAIEYGLLD; encoded by the coding sequence ATGGAAAAAATCAAAATCATTATAGCCGATGACCATACTATGTTTCTTCAGGGTATTGTTTCATTATTAGAAAACGAAGAAAATATAACCATTTTAGGGAAAGCAGAAAATGGTAATGCAGTATTTAAAATAATGGAAAATGCTATTCCTGACATTATATTACTGGATATAAGCATGCCTGAGATGGATGGAATCGAAGTGACCAAAATAATAAAACAAAAATATCCTTCGATCAAAATATTGATTGTAAGCACTCATAGTAATATCCAAATAATTGCCAAACTCATTCGGATGGGAGCTGATGGTTATTTACTAAAAAATGCCGAAAAACAAGAACTCCTTCATGCGATACATACGATAAAAAAAGGAGAAACTTATTTTTGCAAAGAAGTCTTAGATAAAAATGATGATAACAATTCAAAAATAAAAAACAATACTTTTTTCATCACCGAATTAAGCAGCAGAGAAAAAGAAATTCTGATTCTCATTGCTCAAGAATTTACGGGTAGTGAAATTGCTGAAAAAACATTTATCAGTCTCAACACAGTTAACACTCATCGCCGTAATTTAATTTCGAAACTAAATGTAAAAAACACGGCAGGATTAGTAAAATATGCCATTGAATATGGACTACTAGATTAA
- a CDS encoding type IX secretion system membrane protein PorP/SprF — MNKNYFKLIILIAFAMVPNNAQSQQTPIFTNYNYNTVVLNPAHAGYYEDADITLISTGNFYNIEGGARDTQLTVNTPLRSKHVGLAAGISRDQIGVSSVTSFFGAYSYKIFFDEEYGRGRWWAYDPNIISFGITAGASIYDENLLELGIENDPNFQENIHTMVPNIGVGLLYNKDHIYIGLSAPNLFGSSLSSEKNLNIKSNYYGYMGYRFFTNQFEEVMINPSTLVKYVPGAPLQVDLNLMLNYKNTVEVGVGYRTSNAVNFLAGFYLFDHWRLMYSYNYSLEDHSINNTHSLVLNYRLGKGFER; from the coding sequence ATGAATAAGAATTATTTTAAGCTAATCATTTTGATTGCTTTTGCGATGGTACCAAATAATGCTCAAAGCCAGCAAACACCAATTTTTACAAACTATAACTATAACACAGTCGTTCTTAATCCAGCCCACGCAGGATATTATGAAGATGCTGATATTACATTAATCAGTACAGGTAATTTTTATAATATTGAAGGAGGAGCAAGAGATACCCAATTGACAGTGAATACACCTTTGAGATCCAAACATGTGGGACTTGCTGCGGGGATATCCAGAGATCAGATTGGAGTTTCCAGTGTGACTAGTTTTTTTGGAGCCTATTCGTATAAGATTTTTTTTGATGAAGAGTATGGTCGAGGAAGATGGTGGGCATACGACCCTAACATTATTTCTTTTGGAATTACTGCTGGAGCTTCTATATATGATGAAAATTTATTGGAATTAGGAATTGAAAATGATCCTAATTTTCAGGAAAATATTCATACAATGGTGCCCAATATTGGAGTTGGTTTGTTGTATAATAAAGATCATATTTATATAGGTCTTTCAGCACCTAATTTATTTGGTTCTTCGTTGTCTTCTGAGAAGAATTTAAATATAAAAAGCAATTATTATGGGTATATGGGCTATCGTTTTTTTACCAATCAATTTGAAGAGGTGATGATTAATCCTAGTACTTTGGTAAAATATGTGCCAGGAGCTCCGCTACAAGTCGATTTGAATTTAATGCTAAATTACAAAAACACTGTTGAGGTTGGTGTTGGTTATAGAACCAGTAATGCAGTGAATTTTTTGGCGGGTTTTTATTTGTTTGATCATTGGAGACTAATGTATTCATATAATTACTCATTAGAGGATCATAGCATTAATAACACGCATAGTTTGGTACTGAATTATCGACTTGGAAAAGGGTTTGAAAGATAA
- a CDS encoding HYR domain-containing protein, giving the protein MIKYAPFNHRKQIVQVIITFCLITVSASSYSQSGCLEVPKSILNGTNGFSVEGKTANDDLGDATQSAGDINGDGIADIMIGAPGVDFGGLTDVGEIYVIFGGTGISASTFDVTTLNGTNGFVIRGTVQDERLGEMISTAGDFNHDGVDDIIVGDNFNLNGQGTAFIFYGSKMGFLPVYDKTTLNTTNSVVITVDNFTYTKVRDVSYAGDINNDGVADVIINMYGNDKANYYVVFGQSGISNLSTSALDGVNGFYILGFTQIWSGQESTGSNAGDINNDGIDDLVLGLPAYNEAGDGYAGRVVVLFGKTSGFPALLQMDNMSASDGFIITNSGSYSRMGKSVAAAGDFNNDGIDDIIIGASGKKVNNLQNAGEVYIVFGRSTTFPFTFSVSSLTAATGITIQSKSAYSNFGQVVNGLKDVNNDGKNDVIIAAPNGGGKANNGVVYVVFGSSIPTATIAQDMIYGTVGYQVYNDVNYSSDSNFGNDAAGIGDFNNDGINDFIVGSIGKSSYYYKKGNAYIFYGEKLDRIDSEKPNITCPTGQMLYANSTLPNYISFLPTVTDNCTDNMDLVFTQTPPQGSLFTSDTNVTITVTDKSGNTNSCSFLVKLKTNIADINCSTYSTSVQDLNGSNGFTIYGEKTTREAGSSVNTAGDINGDGITDFIIGAPGNYSPWYGQYQNEYRIIKGAAYLVYGTSAGFPPNIDLGFLNGTNGFAIRNDNIADNFPVTGYDVGSAGDINGDGIGDFMISDPYRHSPYGSEVGHTYIVFGKTTGFPSELLLSTLDGTNGFSLIGTENYGDAGISIDTIGDINGDGIQDIAAITGGSGAGNGKCFIIYGSHSGFPAVLRTNQLNGTNGFTVEGDATIGIIGNSVSGLGDINGDGISDFAMGSYNGTGQVHKFVIYGRLSNFPLTLNVSTLNGANGFIVENTAAPLNAYLGVSKVGDINGDGYNDIAIVKDYILFGGPTIPAKMDLKNLDGTNGFKLTDVSYGNVFGSAGDFNDDGFDDYVFQNSTDFYILFGKNSWTPTVKVSWLTAKDGLMVLTSSSSDYSVNNAGDVNKDGISDLIIGNSFDSYGSNLKVNTSPGFAYVLFGKKITDTEKPVITNCPTNKALNIGDAIPDYKTAITVTDNCDDNPVVTQSPVAGTIYTGGTQSLTLTATDAKSNFATCTFNIVSTVDTESPAITCMPDQQLSCGSLVPDYLALLTVTDNIDTSIDVYQSPGAGSKFYNGMEIKFTAKDDAGNESECKIKITATGPDTEPPTFNCPTGLTLNCGDVLPNYAEDSMMNLADNCSANLHYVMTPPPGTKFYDGISVHIDYSDVSGNTDGCTFVVHSATVDSAKPVISCIGDQTLTCGSVLPDYTPLITATDNCDASPTITQSPIAGSPFVAGMTVTITVKDVSNNTEVCSFLVNASADVTKPVITCIGNQTLSCEGILPDYTPLITVSDNCDASPTITQNPIAGSPFIAGMTVTITAKDASNNTEVCSFLVNASADVTKPVISCIGNQTLNCGANLPDYTPLITATDNCDASPSITQSPIAGSPFIAGMMVTMTAKDVSNNTEVCSFLVNASADVAKPVIICIGNQTLSCGATLPDYTGLIVATDNCDASPSITQSPIAGSPFISGMTVTMTAKDISDNTEVCSFLVNASADIAKPVIICIGNQTLSCGATLPDYTALIVATDNCDASPTITQSPIAGSPFVVGMTVTITAKDVSNNTEVCSFLVNASVDVIKPVVICSGNKSLVLGSVLADYTATVTVSDNCDDSPVVTQSPIAGSPFVNGMTVVISAKDVSGNIGSCSFVVNEIVDTELPKLICLSDQNLPCSTTKIPDYTKLVTVSDNLDSNPIVTQNPVEGSPFIAGMTVTMTVTDASGNNAKCSFKLFESSVSVNAGSDIYIQEGEEVSLQAVATGTGSFNWSPTTGLNNSSISNPIANPLETTRYTVIFKDNEGCSAENSITIYVDPIQKDDTKYGFSPDNDGINDFWFIDTIDQFPKNEVSIFNRWGDLVFQIEGYNNTTNVFTGVANRKRNFGADILPEGTYFFEIKTEATSHLKKYKGFLVLKR; this is encoded by the coding sequence ATGATAAAGTATGCTCCTTTCAATCATAGAAAACAAATAGTTCAAGTAATTATAACATTTTGTTTAATTACTGTAAGTGCTTCTTCTTATAGTCAGAGCGGTTGTCTTGAGGTTCCAAAATCCATTCTAAACGGTACAAATGGTTTTTCTGTAGAAGGAAAAACAGCAAACGATGACTTAGGTGATGCAACTCAAAGTGCAGGTGACATCAATGGTGATGGTATTGCCGATATTATGATTGGTGCACCAGGAGTTGATTTTGGAGGACTGACCGATGTGGGTGAAATTTATGTGATTTTTGGAGGGACTGGTATTTCAGCAAGCACTTTTGATGTTACTACTCTAAATGGGACTAATGGTTTTGTAATTAGAGGAACTGTTCAGGATGAAAGATTGGGAGAAATGATAAGCACCGCTGGCGATTTTAATCATGATGGTGTTGATGATATTATTGTTGGGGACAATTTTAACCTAAATGGGCAAGGCACTGCTTTTATTTTTTATGGATCCAAAATGGGATTTTTACCAGTATATGATAAAACAACTCTAAATACTACTAATAGTGTCGTTATTACAGTTGATAATTTTACATATACTAAAGTTCGTGATGTGAGTTACGCAGGAGATATCAATAATGATGGTGTTGCTGATGTAATTATTAATATGTATGGAAATGATAAAGCAAATTACTATGTTGTTTTTGGACAATCGGGTATTAGCAATTTAAGTACTTCAGCTCTTGATGGAGTTAATGGATTTTATATTTTGGGTTTTACACAAATTTGGTCTGGACAAGAATCTACAGGAAGTAATGCAGGGGATATCAATAATGATGGAATTGATGATTTGGTTTTAGGATTGCCTGCTTATAACGAAGCAGGAGATGGTTATGCGGGAAGAGTCGTGGTATTATTTGGTAAAACATCTGGTTTTCCTGCTTTATTACAGATGGATAATATGTCGGCATCTGATGGATTTATAATTACAAACTCGGGATCTTATAGCCGTATGGGAAAATCGGTTGCAGCAGCAGGAGATTTTAATAATGATGGAATTGATGATATTATTATTGGTGCGTCAGGGAAAAAAGTTAATAATTTGCAAAATGCAGGAGAGGTTTATATTGTTTTTGGAAGAAGCACTACTTTTCCATTTACTTTTTCTGTTTCCAGTTTAACGGCTGCAACAGGGATTACTATACAAAGTAAAAGTGCTTATAGTAATTTTGGACAAGTTGTAAATGGATTAAAAGATGTAAATAATGATGGTAAGAATGATGTTATTATTGCTGCCCCAAACGGTGGAGGAAAAGCTAATAATGGTGTAGTATATGTAGTTTTTGGCAGTTCAATCCCCACGGCTACTATAGCTCAAGATATGATTTATGGTACAGTGGGTTATCAGGTTTATAATGATGTAAATTATTCTAGTGATTCTAATTTTGGAAATGATGCTGCCGGCATTGGTGATTTTAATAATGATGGAATCAATGATTTTATTGTTGGGTCTATTGGTAAATCTTCTTATTATTATAAAAAAGGTAATGCGTATATTTTTTATGGAGAAAAATTAGATCGAATTGATTCCGAAAAACCGAACATAACTTGTCCAACGGGACAAATGTTGTATGCAAATTCGACCTTACCCAATTATATTTCGTTTTTACCAACTGTAACTGATAATTGTACCGATAACATGGATTTGGTTTTTACACAAACCCCACCTCAAGGTAGTCTTTTTACTTCAGATACGAATGTAACCATAACAGTTACTGATAAATCAGGGAACACAAATTCCTGTTCATTTTTGGTAAAACTAAAAACAAATATCGCAGATATTAATTGTAGTACTTATTCTACTTCTGTACAAGATTTAAATGGAAGCAATGGTTTTACAATTTATGGAGAGAAAACAACTCGTGAGGCTGGTTCAAGTGTAAATACAGCTGGTGATATAAATGGAGATGGAATTACTGATTTTATAATAGGTGCTCCTGGAAATTACAGTCCATGGTATGGTCAATATCAAAACGAATATCGAATTATTAAAGGAGCTGCTTATTTAGTTTATGGTACTTCGGCTGGTTTTCCTCCTAATATTGATTTAGGATTCTTGAATGGAACAAATGGTTTTGCTATTCGTAACGATAATATAGCAGATAATTTCCCTGTAACAGGATATGATGTAGGAAGTGCGGGAGATATCAATGGGGATGGAATAGGAGATTTTATGATTAGTGATCCTTATCGACATTCTCCTTATGGATCAGAAGTGGGGCATACTTATATTGTTTTCGGAAAAACAACTGGTTTTCCATCTGAATTGCTATTATCTACGTTAGATGGAACCAATGGATTTTCATTAATTGGAACAGAAAATTACGGAGATGCGGGGATTAGTATTGATACAATTGGTGATATAAATGGTGATGGAATACAAGATATAGCTGCAATTACTGGTGGCTCTGGAGCAGGAAATGGAAAATGTTTTATAATATATGGATCTCATTCGGGATTTCCTGCAGTATTACGAACCAATCAACTAAATGGAACCAATGGTTTTACAGTAGAAGGTGATGCTACAATTGGCATCATAGGAAATTCTGTTTCAGGTTTAGGAGATATCAATGGTGATGGAATTTCGGATTTTGCAATGGGAAGTTACAACGGAACAGGCCAAGTACACAAATTTGTTATTTATGGACGTTTATCTAACTTTCCATTGACTTTAAATGTTTCAACTCTAAATGGTGCTAATGGATTTATTGTTGAAAATACAGCAGCTCCTTTGAATGCTTATCTTGGGGTGTCAAAAGTTGGAGATATTAATGGAGATGGATATAATGACATAGCTATTGTTAAGGATTATATACTTTTTGGAGGACCAACGATTCCTGCGAAAATGGATTTAAAAAATTTGGATGGTACCAATGGTTTTAAATTAACCGACGTTAGTTATGGAAATGTATTTGGTTCAGCGGGTGATTTTAATGACGATGGATTTGATGATTATGTTTTTCAGAACAGTACTGATTTTTATATTTTATTTGGAAAAAACAGTTGGACTCCAACGGTTAAAGTTAGTTGGCTCACCGCCAAGGATGGTCTGATGGTGCTCACTTCATCATCAAGTGATTATTCTGTAAATAATGCAGGAGATGTAAATAAAGATGGAATAAGCGATTTGATTATCGGTAATAGTTTTGATTCGTACGGCAGTAATTTAAAAGTTAATACTTCACCAGGATTTGCTTATGTTCTTTTTGGAAAGAAAATTACAGATACCGAAAAGCCTGTAATTACGAATTGCCCAACCAATAAAGCATTAAATATTGGTGATGCTATTCCAGATTATAAAACAGCTATTACAGTTACCGATAATTGTGACGATAATCCTGTAGTTACTCAAAGCCCTGTTGCAGGAACTATTTATACAGGAGGTACACAGTCTTTAACTCTTACCGCCACGGATGCCAAATCCAATTTTGCAACTTGCACTTTTAATATTGTGAGTACTGTCGATACCGAGTCTCCTGCAATCACGTGTATGCCAGATCAACAACTCAGCTGCGGAAGCTTAGTTCCTGATTATTTAGCGTTGCTAACCGTTACCGATAATATAGATACTAGTATTGATGTATATCAATCTCCTGGAGCTGGTTCGAAGTTTTATAATGGAATGGAAATTAAATTCACAGCAAAGGATGATGCAGGAAATGAATCAGAGTGTAAAATTAAAATTACAGCAACTGGGCCCGATACAGAGCCGCCAACATTTAATTGTCCAACTGGGCTTACATTAAATTGCGGAGATGTTCTACCAAATTATGCCGAAGACTCAATGATGAATCTGGCAGATAATTGTAGTGCCAACCTACATTACGTTATGACACCTCCTCCGGGGACTAAATTCTATGATGGTATATCAGTTCATATTGATTATTCTGATGTATCTGGAAATACAGATGGATGTACTTTTGTAGTTCATTCAGCAACAGTTGATAGTGCAAAACCTGTTATCTCTTGTATTGGAGACCAAACTTTAACATGTGGTAGTGTTTTGCCAGATTACACCCCATTAATCACAGCAACTGATAATTGCGATGCTTCGCCAACAATCACTCAAAGTCCTATAGCGGGAAGTCCATTTGTGGCAGGAATGACAGTAACAATAACTGTTAAAGACGTTTCAAATAATACAGAAGTGTGTAGTTTTTTGGTTAATGCTTCCGCAGATGTAACCAAACCAGTCATCACATGTATTGGCAATCAAACATTAAGTTGTGAAGGAATACTTCCAGATTACACCCCACTAATCACAGTTTCTGATAATTGTGATGCTTCGCCGACAATCACTCAAAATCCAATTGCTGGAAGTCCTTTTATCGCAGGAATGACAGTAACAATCACTGCTAAAGACGCTTCAAATAATACAGAAGTGTGTAGTTTTTTAGTTAATGCTTCCGCAGATGTTACCAAACCAGTTATCAGTTGTATAGGCAATCAAACATTAAATTGTGGAGCAAATCTTCCTGATTACACCCCATTAATCACAGCTACTGATAATTGTGATGCTTCACCATCAATCACGCAAAGCCCAATTGCGGGAAGTCCTTTTATCGCAGGAATGATGGTAACAATGACTGCTAAAGACGTTTCTAATAATACAGAAGTATGTAGTTTTTTGGTTAATGCTTCCGCAGATGTTGCCAAACCAGTTATCATTTGTATTGGCAATCAAACATTAAGTTGTGGAGCAACGCTTCCAGATTATACAGGATTAATAGTAGCCACCGATAATTGTGATGCTTCACCATCAATCACGCAAAGCCCAATTGCGGGAAGTCCTTTTATCTCAGGAATGACAGTAACAATGACAGCTAAAGACATTTCGGATAATACAGAAGTATGTAGTTTTTTAGTTAACGCTTCCGCAGATATTGCCAAACCTGTTATCATTTGTATTGGCAATCAAACATTAAGTTGTGGAGCAACTCTTCCAGATTATACAGCATTAATAGTAGCCACTGATAATTGTGATGCTTCGCCAACAATAACTCAAAGCCCAATTGCGGGTAGCCCTTTTGTAGTAGGAATGACAGTAACAATTACTGCTAAAGACGTTTCGAATAATACAGAAGTGTGTAGTTTTTTGGTTAACGCTTCCGTTGATGTAATTAAACCAGTTGTGATTTGTTCTGGAAATAAAAGTTTAGTTTTAGGATCGGTACTTGCTGATTATACTGCTACAGTTACAGTTAGTGATAATTGTGATGATTCACCTGTGGTTACTCAAAGTCCAATAGCAGGAAGTCCTTTTGTTAACGGAATGACAGTTGTTATTTCGGCAAAGGATGTTTCTGGTAATATAGGCTCTTGTTCTTTTGTTGTAAATGAAATTGTAGATACAGAACTCCCTAAATTAATTTGTTTGTCTGACCAAAATTTACCTTGCTCGACAACAAAAATCCCCGACTATACAAAACTAGTAACGGTTTCAGATAATCTGGACTCAAATCCAATTGTTACACAAAATCCTGTGGAAGGAAGTCCTTTTATAGCTGGAATGACAGTAACAATGACAGTAACAGATGCAAGTGGGAATAATGCAAAATGCAGTTTCAAATTATTTGAAAGTTCAGTTTCAGTAAATGCGGGTAGCGATATTTATATACAAGAAGGGGAAGAAGTCTCCCTCCAAGCTGTTGCAACAGGTACTGGAAGTTTTAATTGGAGCCCTACAACAGGACTGAATAACTCATCAATTAGTAATCCAATCGCAAATCCATTGGAAACCACTAGATATACTGTGATTTTCAAAGACAATGAGGGCTGTTCTGCAGAAAATTCTATTACCATTTACGTTGATCCAATACAAAAAGACGATACGAAATATGGTTTTTCACCAGACAATGATGGAATAAATGATTTTTGGTTTATTGATACGATTGATCAATTTCCAAAAAATGAAGTTTCGATTTTTAACAGATGGGGAGACTTAGTTTTTCAAATAGAAGGATATAATAACACTACTAATGTTTTTACAGGTGTTGCCAATAGGAAACGAAATTTTGGTGCCGATATACTTCCAGAAGGAACTTACTTTTTTGAAATAAAAACCGAAGCAACATCACATTTAAAAAAATACAAGGGTTTCCTTGTTTTAAAACGATAA